In Yarrowia lipolytica chromosome 1F, complete sequence, a genomic segment contains:
- a CDS encoding uncharacterized protein (Compare to YALI0F05698g, weakly similar to uniprot|P32849 Saccharomyces cerevisiae YLR032w) produces the protein MEPRQKKARFFDSEEDFGPDTKSLIRPGSSHKPGKPASNSLARPTPAPSTFRSDLEAFLGPLSDQRFGLLLAKSKGNVEQAVNIHFDLPEEVQQATSEETAEEAEVSQTTTSGFETTQKPSQNTQVPSRVHTRGGCSTSRFIGSLVVTAWASKSSKGKVKYQDRLVVERQSHDHSKSIRKNPTDNSHVHIRTVSGELLGRISGEHDYSIASLIDSRVCDFEASCVYADHNLSLGSNFVVELKCYLTEEAFQDVAMPLLDSKTAKKREYVFDNSRESHVEKMLRNRQIAIVDLFGKLNLIKENEANADMVKDMLRAKSQPPSSQPPSQNSEDESEPIPTDELDALYKRIEKEDVEQPETEVEGFPLELRRYQKQGLTWMISRETEVSEYFDNDDSGPINPLWTKVDFPGSDEKFYVNFSSGALTLKFPKQERSFSGGILADEMGLGKTISTLAMVYRDRHVGCTLVVAPMSLLWQWEQECERVGLSTYVYHEKGADIDLDELFKTYSPNILITSYHTLVSHYGQIKALGGGLDRNVISETSSHERPKIFTKHFHRIVLDEAHVIKNRNTVSAKACCLLRATNKWALTGTPIHNRLEDLFSILKFLGAAPWNDFIYWRNFITLPFQEGKIVSALMTVQCILEPIVLRRTKNMKQADGSPLVVLPKKTINIEKVALTDQERVIYSYVLARAQTSLQKSEASEAVGRNYLNILTQILRLRQSCCDPALILRPEAEVPTDEQLQIEENESQLKSMIQQYNDDTQTSACEYSSEIIAQLQDQSAPPECPICAEDVTKLAISKCLHMGCVDCLADNVRFQESKKQTPVCCICRQPAALKDIFEVERTGEDCKDIRLKKLSDRPRSSKLVALVSKLKQLPKDAKSVVFSQFTSYLDIIQTELRREKIQAFRFDGTLSRQQRTDVLKAFGLSKGSVLLISLKTGGVGLNLVTANHAFIMDPWWTFAQEAQAIDRIHRMGQTKDVHVTRFIVENSVEEKMLKIQQQKMVLAGTLGMSEQEQKAQRIENIKTLLGE, from the coding sequence ATGGAACCcaggcaaaaaaaagcccGGTTTTTCGACTCTGAGGAGGACTTTGGCCCGGACACAAAGTCGCTGATTCGCCCCGGAAGCTCACACAAGCCTGGCAAGCCTGCCAGCAACTCTCTGGCTCGACCCACGCCTGCTCCATCGACTTTTCGATCTGATCTCGAGGCGTTTCTGGGGCCTCTTTCGGACCAACGGTTCGGTTTGTTGCTTGCAAAGAGCAAGGGAAATGTCGAACAGGCAGTCAATATCCATTTTGATCTGCCAGAGGAGGTGCAACAAGCGACATCGGAGGAGACGGCGGAAGAGGCGGAAGTGTCTCAAACGACCACCAGCGGCTTTGAGACGACACAAAAGCCCTCCCAAAACACACAGGTGCCTTCTAGAGTCCACACAAGAGGTGGTTGTTCGACTAGTCGTTTCATTGGTTCACTAGTGGTCACGGCATGGGCTTCTAAGTCTTCCAAGGGCAAAGTCAAGTACCAAGACAGACTCGTGGTGGAGCGCCAGTCCCACGACCATTCGAAATCGATCCGGAAGAATCCCACCGACAACTCGCATGTGCACATTCGCACTGTGTCTGGAGAACTTCTGGGGCGCATTTCTGGCGAGCACGACTACTCCATAGCATCTCTGATTGACAGTCGGGTGTGCGACTTTGAGGCGTCGTGTGTTTACGCTGACCACAATCTGAGTCTGGGCTCGAATTTCGTCGTTGAACTGAAATGCTACCTCACCGAAGAAGCGTTCCAGGACGTGGCTATGCCGTTGCTTGACAGCAAGACGGCCAAGAAACGGGAGTATGTGTTTGACAACTCGCGggagagtcacgtggagaagatgcTGCGCAACCGCCAAATCGCCATTGTCGATCTCTTCGGCAAGCTCAATCTTATCAAAGAAAATGAAGCCAACGCAGATATGGTCAAGGACATGCTGAGGGCCAAAAGCCAGCCGCCCTCCAGTCAACCGCCCTCTCAGAACTCAGAGGACGAAAGTGAACCTATTCCCACCGACGAGCTGGATGCCCTTTACAAACGAATCGAAAAGGAGGACGTGGAACAGCCAGAAACAGAGGTGGAGGGGTTCCCTCTAGAGTTGAGAAGATACCAGAAACAGGGATTGACGTGGATGATATCAAGGGAGACGGAGGTGAGCGAGTATTTTGACAATGACGACTCCGGACCTATAAACCCATTATGGACGAAAGTGGACTTTCCGGGAAGTGACGAAAAGTTCTATGTGAACTTTTCATCCGGTGCTCTGACTCTCAAGTTCCCTAAACAAGAAAGGTCCTTCTCAGGAGGCATTCTGGCCGACGAAATGGGTCTAGGAAAGACTATCTCGACGCTTGCCATGGTATACAGAGACCGGCACGTGGGATGCACGTTGGTGGTGGCCCCCATGTCGTTGCTATGGCAGTGGGAACAAGAATGTGAACGAGTTGGTCTGTCGACTTATGTATACCATGAAAAGGGAGCCGATATTGATTTGGATGAGTTGTTCAAAACGTACAGCCCTAACATTCTGATCACGTCATATCACACCCTGGTGTCTCACTATGGTCAGATCAAAGCTCTAGGAGGAGGGCTGGATCGCAACGTCATTTCTGAAACCAGTTCGCATGAGAGACCAAAGATTTTCACCAAGCATTTCCACCGAATCGTGCTAGATGAGGCACACGTGATCAAAAACAGAAATACCGTCTCGGCAAAGGCATGCTGTCTTTTGAGGGCTACCAACAAGTGGGCTCTGACCGGTACTCCTATTCACAACCGTCTGGAGGACCTCTTTTCGATTCTGAAGTTCCTGGGAGCAGCTCCATGGAACGATTTCATCTACTGGCGCAATTTCATCACTCTGCCGTTCCAGGAGGGTAAAATTGTCTCTGCTCTAATGACTGTTCAGTGCATTTTGGAGCCCATAGTGTTGAGACGAACCAAGAACATGAAACAGGCTGATGGAAGTCCTCTGGTAGTGTTACCCAAGAAGACGATCAACATTGAGAAGGTGGCATTGACCGACCAGGAGAGAGTCATCTACAGCTATGTTCTTGCACGAGCTCAGACGTCTCTTCAAAAGTCTGAAGCATCTGAGGCTGTGGGACGCAACTATCTGAACATTTTGACCCAGATTTTACGTCTTAGACAGTCGTGCTGTGATCCAGCGTTGATTTTGCGCCCGGAAGCCGAAGTGCCCACCGACGAGCAGCTTCAGATTGAAGAAAACGAGTCTCAACTCAAGAGCATGATTCAACAATATAATGACGATACTCAGACATCCGCCTGCGAGTATTCGTCTGAGATTATCGCGCAATTACAGGACCAAtcggctcctccagagtgTCCCATCTGTGCTGAAGACGTGACCAAGCTGGCCATCTCAAAATGTCTACATATGGGATGTGTGGACTGTCTGGCTGACAATGTTCGGTTCCAGGAGAGCAAGAAGCAGACGCCGGTATGCTGTATATGTCGTCAGCCTGCCGCTCTGAAAGATATATTCGAAGTAGAGAGAACAGGGGAAGATTGCAAGGATATCCGCTTGAAGAAGTTATCTGACAGACCACGCTCTTCCAAGCTCGTTGCTCTGgtttccaagctcaagcagctccCTAAAGACGCCAAATCCGTCGTCTTTTCGCAGTTCACAAGCTACCTAGACATCATCCAGACTGAACTGCGTCGTGAAAAGATCCAGGCTTTCAGATTTGATGGTACCTTGTCCAGACAGCAGAGGACCGACGTTCTCAAGGCGTTCGGACTTTCCAAGGGCTCGGTGCTTCTGATCTCGCTCAAAACTGGAGGGGTGGGTCTGAATCTGGTCACTGCCAACCATGCCTTTATCATGGACCCCTGGTGGACGTTTGCACAGGAGGCTCAGGCCATTGACCGAATCCATCGAATGGGACAGACGAAAGACGTGCACGTGACTCGGTTCATTGTGGAGAACTctgtcgaggagaagatgttGAAGATCCAGCAACAGAAGATGGTTTTGGCGGGTACGTTGGGTATGTCTGAGCAGGAACAGAAGGCTCAGAGAATCGAGAACATTAAGACTCTGTTGGGGGAGTAA
- a CDS encoding uncharacterized protein (Compare to YALI0F05720g, no similarity), translating to MHAPGTLSSHWLVVPPRFTKIYKEAWPPGPSNHQHCQHTTMISRLARPLRTQLRQGSRQLQRRQYSSGSSSKGGSDLPWAATGLALFVIPTAYVVNSWTNPPKPAPKKKEEYEVPALPPIDATEVTAKVPSADVDAIKEKEENFSKEKEEAAKKGGNEGKDFDEAVLAKNQPDLKWKDDGTRDAEIADKRAKATDEDDGHQKEGIKELRDQDLIDDDRLKGKKTDGGPPSKPEGEKFQDAPHGVSEKTSETVPAKEHSPEEHKPEKGAQDVEPKAERDAEAEKRLAKEKKLDKESDDYVEKESWADEQVQK from the coding sequence ATGCATGCTCCCGGCACCCTATCGTCCCATTGGTTGGTTGTTCCCCCAAGATTCACCAAGATATATAAGGAAGCTTGGCCCCCAGGACCATCCAATCACCAACACTGCCAACACACAACTATGATCTCTCGACTCGCCCGACCTCTACGAACCCAGCTGCGACAGGGCTCTCGACAGCTGCAGCGACGTCAATACTCTTCCGGCTCGTCTTCCAAGGGCGGCTCGGACCTGCCCTGGGCCGCTACCGGTCTGGCTCTGTTCGTCATCCCCACCGCCTACGTTGTCAACTCGTGGACGAACCCCCCCAAGCCTGctcccaagaagaaggaggagtacgaggTGCCCGCTCTCCCCCCAATTGACGCCACCGAGGTGACGGCCAAGGTGCCCTCTGCCGACGTGGATGCaatcaaggagaaggaggagaacttcagcaaggagaaggaggaggccgccaagaagggagGCAATGAGGGCAAGGACTTTGACGAGGCAGTGCTAGCCAAGAACCAGCCCGATCTCAAGTGGAAGGATGACGGAACCCGAGACGCGGAGATTGCCGACAAGCGAGCCAAGGCcaccgacgaggacgacggaCACCAGAAGGAGGgcatcaaggagctgcgaGACCAGGATCTCATTGACGACGACAGactcaagggcaagaagacCGACGGAGGACCCCCCAGCAAGCCCGAGGGCGAGAAATTCCAGGACGCTCCCCATGGAGTATCCGAGAAGACCTCGGAAACCGTGCCTGCCAAGGAACACTCTCCTGAGGAACACAAGCCCGAGAAGGGTGCACAGGACGTGGAGCCCAAGGCCGAGCGAGATGCTGAGGCCGAGAAGCGACTCGCCAAGGAGAAAAAGCTCGACAAGGAGTCTGACGATTATGTCGAGAAGGAGTCTTGGGCCGATGAGCAGGTTCAGAAGTAG
- a CDS encoding uncharacterized protein (Compare to YALI0F05742g, weakly similar to uniprot|Q9P7S9 Schizosaccharomyces pombe SPAC23G3.04.): MKSSASVKLTLKVSSEKLQKLKDRSSAPSSPMPASQAASGSSTPAPKGKPGPKPGSSHTKSGPKDTDSAINSQLRALDRTGKPPRHWVKTPVQIKSFTNCAFDVPEWGSSDKGMNERGEKKVKLEVE; the protein is encoded by the coding sequence ATGAAATCGTCTGCCTCAGTAAAACTGACCCTCAAAGTGTCGTCAGAAAAGTTGCAAAAGCTCAAGGACCGGTCGTCGGCCCCCTCCAGCCCGATGCCCGCATCTCAAGCCGCCTCCGGCTCGTCCACACCTGCGCCCAAGGGCAAGCCCGGACCCAAGCCGGGCTCGTCGCACACGAAATCGGGCCCcaaagacacagacagcGCGATAAACTCGCAACTTAGAGCGCTGGACCGGACCGGAAAGCCTCCCCGGCACTGGGTCAAGACGCCTGTGCAAATCAAGAGCTTCACCAATTGCGCGTTCGACGTGCCCGAATGGGGAAGCAGTGATAAGGGCATGAATGAGAggggagagaagaaggtcaagCTAGAGGTGGAGTGA
- a CDS encoding uncharacterized protein (Compare to YALI0F05764g, highly similar to uniprot|O00103 Schizosaccharomyces pombe Ubiquitin-conjugating enzyme UBCP4 OR SPCC1259.15C.), producing MQMEAQNADPFAENPAKLQMSGSNSNDGHSVTKRLQNELMQLMMSDTPGISAFPVSDADLLNWTGTLTGPEGTVYEDLTFKISLAFPQNYPYTAPTIKFISPMWHPNVDMSGNICLDILKEKWSAVYNVQTILLSLQSLFGEPNNKSPLNAQAAQLWDTDMDEYKRLLMQRYEAPDDE from the coding sequence ATGCAGATGGAAGCCCAGAATGCCGACCCCTTTGCTGAAAACCCCGCCAAGCTGCAAATGTCGGGATCCAACTCAAACGACGGCCACTCGGTCACCAAGCGCCTGCAAAACGAGCTGATGCAACTCATGATGTCCGACACGCCCGGAATCTCGGCGTTCCCCGTGTCCGACGCAGATCTGCTCAACTGGACCGGCACCCTGACCGGCCCGGAGGGAACGGTCTACGAGGACCTGACGTTCAAAATCTCGCTGGCCTTCCCCCAAAACTACCCCTACACCGCACCCACAATCAAGTTCATCAGCCCCATGTGGCATCCCAACGTGGACATGTCCGGCAACATCTGCCtggacattctcaaggaaaAGTGGTCTGCCGTGTACAACGTGCAGACAATTCTCTTGTCCCTGCAGTCGCTGTTTGGCGAGCCCAACAACAAGTCGCCTCTCAACGCCCAGGCCGCCCAGCTGTGGGACACGGACATGGATGAGTACAAGCGGCTGCTGATGCAGCGGTACGAGGCCCCTGACGATGAGTAA